From a single Aminobacterium mobile DSM 12262 genomic region:
- a CDS encoding ABC transporter permease, with product MKKFAIKTGFSLILPFSVLLMWGLLANNVANPMILPSSTDVLKQFLAPEESLIGLGSLMTNIAVSLIRVFLGYITAVFIALPLGILMGYNNKVYYFFNSFIGLFRPVPPIAWVPLILAWLGLSSFATLFGVRQGPWYVYLSNFKLSMVYIIFLGAFFPIITSAIHAVKNVPQTYIDSARVLGAGKTDIFKKVLLPGAAPTLMNGMRTGLGSAWSCLVSAEMLPGSLSGVGYLITHAYELARVDIVITGMICIGVIGALLDLGFRYMEEKRFAWQHVAK from the coding sequence ATGAAAAAATTCGCCATCAAAACCGGATTTTCTCTTATTTTACCCTTCTCAGTCTTGCTCATGTGGGGACTCCTTGCTAATAATGTTGCTAATCCCATGATTCTTCCATCATCGACGGATGTTTTAAAACAATTTCTCGCTCCTGAAGAAAGCCTTATAGGTCTTGGCTCTCTAATGACAAATATTGCGGTTAGCCTTATTCGTGTATTCCTTGGATATATAACTGCAGTATTCATAGCTCTTCCCCTTGGCATTCTTATGGGATACAACAACAAAGTATACTATTTTTTTAATTCATTTATAGGCCTCTTCCGTCCAGTCCCACCTATAGCTTGGGTCCCTTTAATTTTGGCTTGGCTTGGATTATCCAGCTTCGCTACTCTTTTTGGTGTTCGACAGGGTCCTTGGTACGTGTATCTCAGTAATTTTAAATTATCCATGGTCTATATTATTTTTCTGGGAGCTTTCTTCCCCATTATTACTAGTGCTATCCATGCTGTAAAAAACGTTCCCCAAACCTATATTGATTCTGCCCGCGTACTCGGTGCCGGGAAAACAGATATTTTTAAGAAGGTTCTTCTTCCTGGAGCTGCTCCTACTTTAATGAACGGCATGAGAACCGGGTTAGGTTCTGCTTGGAGTTGTCTCGTTTCCGCCGAAATGTTACCCGGAAGCTTGTCTGGCGTGGGATATCTTATAACTCACGCATATGAGCTTGCTCGTGTCGACATCGTCATTACAGGTATGATTTGCATTGGCGTTATTGGCGCCCTGCTCGATCTTGGATTTAGATATATGGAAGAAAAGAGATTTGCTTGGCAGCATGTAGCTAAATAG
- a CDS encoding ABC transporter ATP-binding protein, with protein MIPIIHVRNLRKTFSTSQSEKICALVDINLEIQKNDFVCIVGPSGCGKSTLLRIIAGLEKATSGEVSYQGELISCPGRERGMVFQEYSLFPWRNILDNIGLGLEFAGKSTEEKQQKSMEYLKLVGLEKFGKAFPHELSGGMRQRAAIARALANDPEVLLMDEPFGALDAHTRILLQQELLRIWEAHKKTILFVTHSVDEAVFLSDKIVLMSARPGEIKRIININIPRPRKRSDPTFGTLTYEILNMLNKEIVLQ; from the coding sequence ATGATACCAATTATCCACGTAAGAAATCTCAGAAAAACATTTTCTACGAGTCAGAGCGAAAAAATATGTGCACTTGTAGATATTAACCTCGAAATACAGAAAAATGATTTTGTCTGTATAGTAGGCCCATCTGGATGTGGCAAATCCACACTGTTGCGCATTATAGCTGGCCTAGAAAAAGCAACTTCCGGAGAAGTCTCTTACCAAGGGGAGTTAATCTCATGTCCAGGAAGAGAGCGTGGGATGGTTTTTCAGGAATACTCACTTTTCCCCTGGCGTAATATACTCGATAATATCGGCCTTGGTTTGGAATTTGCAGGAAAATCCACTGAAGAAAAACAGCAGAAAAGTATGGAGTACCTTAAACTTGTGGGACTTGAGAAATTTGGGAAAGCTTTCCCCCATGAGCTTTCTGGAGGGATGCGCCAAAGAGCCGCTATAGCGCGGGCTCTGGCTAATGATCCTGAAGTGCTCCTTATGGATGAACCCTTTGGAGCATTAGATGCTCATACGAGAATTTTGCTTCAACAAGAACTCCTTCGCATATGGGAAGCTCATAAAAAAACAATTCTTTTTGTAACTCACAGCGTAGATGAAGCAGTGTTTCTTTCCGATAAAATTGTTCTCATGAGTGCCAGGCCAGGTGAAATAAAAAGAATTATAAACATAAATATACCAAGGCCTCGAAAGCGATCTGACCCTACTTTCGGAACTCTCACATATGAAATTCTCAATATGTTGAACAAGGAAATAGTTTTACAGTAA
- a CDS encoding SH3 domain-containing C40 family peptidase encodes MNKLYVSINKLPPLFIVLFCVVSLFIFAFLIVCSAEASGADKNVSGLEFMSQSPFCTISRDYSERLISEEKQMACNRYFDEKFFAPWSQDKPVGGVDLLLWGFRAFSRRKVFGENRQPRSREWFGVQHDNASIESFGTLNRKAISVEEADLRVFPTQDPLFYSFDEPGEGYPFDYLQNSTVQPGEPLFVSHISKDGMWAFVNASTASGWMDIRRLAWISEAQIEEWKKHSLCVVVKDNVPLLDSEGVFYALSKVGTILPISRDRTLADCYEVLIAIRGSGGNALFRSVSLDKKAAVAKPFPMTKWNAAFIASQFIGESYGWGGLNLKRDCSATTRDFFTVFGIWLPRNSKAQGQIGQKIDVQNLSVCLKEKRIKEEGIPFRTLATMPGHVMLYIGEYYGMPVFLHNVWRFRFLEEGKEYSHIVGRAVITPLNPRIKSEKGELIETRIGERVSHFVILGDK; translated from the coding sequence ATGAATAAATTATATGTGTCTATTAACAAGTTACCCCCCCTTTTTATTGTGCTCTTTTGTGTCGTGTCTCTTTTTATTTTTGCTTTTCTTATTGTTTGCTCAGCAGAAGCTAGCGGAGCAGATAAAAATGTTTCTGGCCTAGAATTTATGAGTCAGAGCCCTTTTTGTACTATTTCTAGGGATTATTCAGAGCGCCTTATAAGTGAAGAAAAACAAATGGCATGTAACCGTTATTTTGATGAGAAATTTTTCGCTCCATGGTCCCAAGATAAACCTGTCGGGGGTGTAGATTTGCTGCTTTGGGGATTTCGGGCTTTTTCCAGAAGAAAAGTTTTTGGGGAAAATCGGCAGCCTCGATCAAGGGAATGGTTTGGAGTTCAGCATGATAATGCTTCTATTGAATCTTTTGGTACTCTCAATCGTAAGGCCATAAGTGTGGAAGAGGCGGACCTGCGAGTTTTCCCTACACAGGATCCTCTTTTTTATTCTTTCGATGAGCCTGGAGAAGGGTATCCCTTCGACTACCTTCAAAACTCTACTGTTCAACCAGGAGAACCCCTTTTTGTCTCTCATATCTCAAAAGATGGCATGTGGGCTTTCGTTAATGCCTCCACTGCTTCTGGATGGATGGATATACGTCGTTTGGCTTGGATTTCAGAGGCTCAGATTGAGGAATGGAAAAAACATAGTTTATGTGTAGTAGTGAAAGATAATGTTCCTCTTCTCGATAGTGAAGGAGTTTTTTATGCTCTGTCTAAAGTGGGAACTATATTGCCTATTTCCCGAGACAGAACTTTGGCAGATTGCTACGAGGTATTAATAGCCATTCGAGGAAGCGGGGGAAATGCTCTTTTCAGGAGCGTGTCTTTAGATAAAAAAGCTGCTGTTGCCAAACCTTTTCCCATGACAAAATGGAACGCCGCTTTTATTGCGTCTCAATTTATAGGGGAGTCTTATGGGTGGGGCGGATTAAATTTAAAACGAGATTGCAGTGCCACGACTCGAGATTTTTTTACAGTATTTGGCATTTGGCTTCCAAGAAATTCAAAAGCTCAGGGGCAAATAGGGCAAAAAATAGATGTACAAAATCTTTCAGTATGTCTAAAGGAAAAGCGAATAAAAGAAGAGGGCATTCCTTTTCGTACTTTAGCGACTATGCCAGGGCATGTTATGCTTTACATTGGAGAGTATTATGGCATGCCTGTTTTCCTGCACAACGTCTGGAGATTTCGCTTTTTAGAGGAAGGGAAAGAATATTCGCATATTGTGGGAAGGGCTGTTATTACTCCCTTAAACCCAAGAATAAAAAGTGAAAAAGGAGAGCTTATAGAGACGAGAATAGGAGAAAGGGTATCTCATTTTGTTATTTTAGGTGATAAATAA
- a CDS encoding phenylacetate--CoA ligase family protein, whose protein sequence is MDDIKEQVLQQLQRVVQRVWDSNSLYRRKMEELNILPEDIRSMDDFKKLPLTTKQDLRDSYPLGMLARPKEQVVRLHASSGTTGKPTFVPYTQKDIDMWRKCMAERLETAGVRSSDVFQIILGYGLFTGALGFHYGAEQLGAMVIPSGGGFTDRQLLLMEDAGTTVFTSTPSYALYLAERIEKENLRARLRLRLAILGGEAWTEDLGEQIENMLGVTVINSYGLSEIMGPGVAMECPEKQGMHFNEQHFYIETIDPKRGTPLPDGDLGEMVVTTLTKEAFPLVRYRTRDLSSLRTEPCPCGQKGKRINRVAGRNDDMLIIRGVNIFPSQVEVALAHVGGITLHYRIEVCDRNGMPDLTVVCESQNILAETEKKLLMEQAICVLKENLGIRVNVRIEDPEALGRHEGKALRVLHVA, encoded by the coding sequence ATGGATGATATTAAGGAACAAGTCTTGCAGCAACTTCAACGCGTAGTACAAAGGGTCTGGGATTCTAATAGCTTATATAGGCGCAAAATGGAAGAATTAAATATTCTTCCAGAAGACATTAGATCTATGGACGATTTTAAAAAACTCCCCCTTACCACGAAACAGGATTTACGAGACTCCTACCCTCTCGGCATGCTAGCACGTCCCAAAGAACAGGTTGTAAGACTTCACGCTTCTTCAGGCACTACAGGAAAACCTACCTTCGTTCCTTACACTCAAAAAGATATAGACATGTGGAGAAAATGCATGGCAGAACGTCTAGAAACAGCTGGCGTAAGATCTAGCGATGTATTCCAAATTATTCTCGGTTACGGCCTATTTACCGGGGCTCTCGGTTTTCATTATGGAGCAGAGCAATTAGGTGCCATGGTTATTCCTTCTGGTGGAGGTTTTACAGATAGACAACTCCTCCTCATGGAAGATGCTGGAACCACTGTCTTTACTAGCACCCCGTCCTATGCTCTCTACTTAGCAGAGCGTATAGAGAAAGAAAATCTTCGAGCTCGTCTTCGCCTGAGATTAGCCATTCTCGGGGGAGAAGCTTGGACTGAAGATTTAGGAGAGCAGATAGAGAATATGTTAGGGGTTACTGTTATAAACTCTTATGGACTATCTGAAATTATGGGGCCTGGAGTAGCGATGGAATGTCCCGAAAAACAAGGCATGCACTTTAATGAACAGCATTTTTATATAGAAACTATAGACCCCAAGAGAGGCACCCCTCTTCCTGATGGAGATTTAGGCGAGATGGTTGTTACGACCTTGACTAAAGAAGCTTTCCCCCTTGTTCGGTATCGCACAAGAGACCTTTCGTCGCTGCGCACGGAGCCTTGTCCATGCGGACAAAAAGGGAAACGCATCAATCGTGTCGCTGGAAGAAATGACGACATGCTCATTATTCGCGGCGTAAATATTTTTCCTTCTCAAGTAGAAGTGGCTCTCGCCCATGTAGGGGGGATTACTCTTCACTACCGCATTGAAGTCTGTGACCGTAATGGTATGCCCGATCTAACAGTTGTTTGTGAATCCCAAAACATTCTTGCTGAAACAGAAAAGAAACTCTTAATGGAACAGGCTATTTGCGTTCTGAAAGAGAACCTAGGCATTCGAGTAAACGTACGAATAGAAGATCCCGAAGCCCTTGGCAGACATGAAGGGAAAGCTCTTCGAGTGCTTCACGTGGCTTAA
- a CDS encoding flavodoxin family protein, with translation MKILALLGSPRRKGNTAALLEKFVEGAASKKVVAETVFLHDLHIAPCTACNACKRKQGAPCVIDDDMSSLYSKVYEADVLVLATPIYWWNISAQLKLFMDRLYAADYEKLKGKKIFLVMTYGGELPNLGPELVEKMYVDICDWLEMDFGGVVGACSELLPVAQNQDALNEAFSLGASVKG, from the coding sequence ATGAAAATACTTGCTCTGTTAGGAAGTCCTAGAAGAAAGGGAAACACAGCAGCGTTATTGGAGAAGTTTGTAGAGGGAGCCGCTTCAAAAAAAGTTGTAGCGGAGACTGTTTTTCTTCACGATTTACATATAGCTCCATGTACAGCATGTAATGCCTGTAAGCGAAAGCAAGGTGCCCCTTGTGTTATTGATGATGATATGAGCTCCTTGTATTCCAAAGTATATGAGGCAGATGTTCTTGTTTTAGCTACACCTATCTATTGGTGGAATATCTCGGCCCAGTTGAAGTTATTTATGGACCGCTTGTATGCAGCGGATTATGAGAAACTTAAAGGTAAAAAAATCTTTCTTGTTATGACTTATGGGGGGGAGTTACCTAATTTAGGTCCAGAACTTGTTGAGAAAATGTATGTTGATATTTGTGATTGGCTAGAAATGGATTTTGGTGGGGTCGTTGGGGCTTGTTCCGAGTTGTTGCCTGTTGCTCAAAATCAGGATGCCTTAAACGAGGCCTTTTCGTTAGGAGCGTCGGTGAAGGGCTAA
- the trpB gene encoding tryptophan synthase subunit beta: protein MKQNKKGFFGEYGGSFVSEALQSRLNELEKAYEDARHDQSFAEEFTTTLKEYVGRPSALTECKNISKYFGGGRLFLKREDLNHTGAHKINNALGQALLAKRMGKKELIAETGAGMHGTASATVAALMGMKCTVYMGALDVARQAPNVARMKVLGTEIIAVEEGQKALKEAVDAALKAFAERPETFYLLGSAVGPHPYPTMVHDFQSIIGKEARQQFLDREGTLPNYALACVGGGSNAIGLFAGFLNDSDVKLFGVEPAGKGLASGEHAATLSVGKPSIIHGFKSYVLTKENGEPANVYSISAGLDYPGVGPEHAYLKDSGRVNYVSVTDQEAIDAFKLLCQKEGIIPALESSHALAYAFKLLPKLTRRESILVNLSGRGDKDMDAILPLLK, encoded by the coding sequence ATGAAACAGAATAAGAAAGGATTCTTTGGAGAATATGGTGGTAGTTTTGTGTCGGAAGCATTGCAATCTCGCCTCAATGAGCTGGAAAAAGCTTATGAGGACGCCCGTCATGATCAATCTTTTGCCGAAGAATTTACAACGACTTTAAAAGAATATGTGGGGAGGCCATCGGCTCTTACAGAGTGTAAAAATATATCAAAATACTTTGGGGGAGGACGACTATTTCTGAAACGAGAAGATCTCAATCACACTGGCGCCCACAAAATAAATAATGCGTTAGGACAAGCTCTTCTAGCTAAACGTATGGGGAAAAAGGAACTCATAGCAGAGACAGGTGCTGGAATGCACGGCACAGCCAGTGCCACCGTAGCGGCTCTTATGGGAATGAAGTGCACTGTATATATGGGAGCTCTTGATGTAGCTCGCCAAGCCCCGAATGTAGCCCGTATGAAAGTATTAGGAACAGAAATTATAGCTGTAGAGGAAGGACAGAAAGCTCTTAAAGAAGCCGTTGATGCAGCTCTGAAAGCTTTTGCAGAACGACCTGAAACTTTCTATTTGTTAGGTTCAGCTGTAGGACCTCATCCTTATCCTACTATGGTTCATGATTTTCAAAGTATTATCGGTAAAGAGGCAAGACAACAATTTCTGGACCGCGAAGGTACATTACCAAACTATGCTTTGGCCTGTGTAGGTGGTGGAAGTAACGCTATTGGTCTTTTTGCAGGTTTTCTCAACGACTCGGACGTGAAGTTGTTCGGAGTGGAACCAGCCGGGAAGGGGTTGGCCTCTGGGGAGCATGCAGCTACATTGTCTGTAGGGAAACCATCTATTATTCATGGGTTCAAGAGTTACGTACTTACAAAAGAAAACGGGGAACCAGCCAATGTATACTCTATATCAGCAGGGCTTGATTATCCTGGCGTTGGCCCAGAACACGCCTATTTGAAAGACAGCGGTCGGGTAAACTATGTGTCTGTCACAGATCAAGAAGCCATTGATGCCTTTAAACTGCTCTGCCAAAAAGAAGGGATCATCCCCGCTCTTGAAAGCTCTCATGCGTTAGCCTACGCTTTTAAACTACTTCCCAAACTTACCCGGAGGGAAAGTATCCTCGTCAATCTTTCTGGGCGAGGAGACAAAGATATGGATGCGATCCTTCCTCTTCTTAAATGA
- a CDS encoding LysR family transcriptional regulator, with protein sequence MEIMTFRQLEIFVQIARYENLTRAAKTLFISQSAASMALREFERIIGGPVFHRVGRGLVLNDRGRMLFPEAEKILASARELVDMAKSEEGDLTGELFIGCSTTIGNYFFPSWLKIFCEENPQVKVTLNVGNTKEIANLVREGALDIGLVEGAIDGCDLYEEEWLRDELVIIASPSHSFAGARPVVSVKEIANEQWILRERGSGTLSTFEAALTHKNIRLHNVQEIGHTEAIKRAVEAGMGLSCLSRMAVEEELLDGRLEEVATDLIITRWFRIISLPEQYRSRLFQHMMTWLRTLSSRFINEKTARS encoded by the coding sequence ATGGAAATAATGACATTTCGCCAATTAGAAATTTTTGTGCAAATAGCGCGTTATGAAAATTTAACGAGGGCTGCTAAAACACTTTTTATAAGTCAATCAGCGGCGAGTATGGCTTTAAGAGAATTCGAAAGAATTATAGGAGGCCCTGTTTTTCATCGAGTAGGAAGAGGGCTGGTTTTAAATGATCGTGGGCGGATGCTGTTTCCTGAAGCAGAGAAGATTCTTGCTTCAGCTAGAGAATTAGTGGATATGGCTAAAAGTGAAGAAGGAGATTTAACAGGGGAACTTTTCATAGGGTGTAGTACAACTATAGGAAATTATTTTTTCCCTTCGTGGCTGAAGATTTTCTGCGAGGAAAATCCCCAAGTAAAGGTGACTTTAAATGTAGGCAATACTAAAGAAATTGCAAATCTTGTTCGAGAGGGGGCTCTGGATATAGGCCTAGTGGAAGGAGCTATAGACGGCTGTGACTTATATGAAGAAGAATGGCTTCGGGATGAACTGGTGATAATAGCGTCGCCTTCCCATTCTTTTGCTGGGGCTCGTCCCGTGGTTTCTGTAAAAGAGATAGCTAATGAACAATGGATTTTGAGAGAGCGAGGTTCTGGTACTTTGAGTACATTTGAAGCAGCGTTGACTCATAAAAACATTCGCTTGCATAACGTACAAGAGATTGGGCACACTGAGGCTATTAAGCGAGCAGTAGAGGCTGGTATGGGGTTGAGCTGTCTTTCACGTATGGCAGTAGAGGAGGAATTATTAGATGGACGTTTGGAAGAGGTTGCTACGGACCTTATTATAACAAGATGGTTTCGTATTATTTCTTTGCCGGAGCAGTATCGAAGCAGACTTTTTCAACATATGATGACGTGGCTTCGTACTCTTTCTTCTCGCTTTATAAATGAGAAAACGGCACGTTCATAA
- a CDS encoding YeiH family protein, translating into MIILQSPYFWIITSLALTLLTKSLAIALCFGSAIALLWGNPAKKVTGMLSKYLLQLAVILFGFGLQLNVILKVGYSSIGITFFSISTTLFLGWVLGKLFKVERSVSILISSGTAICGGSAIAAMAPAIGASQGQTAIAMAVVFLLNGIALLVFPHLGHLIGLNQADFGVWAALAIHDTSSVVGATAIYGAEALAIGTTIKLTRALWILPLSFLGAKLNKSDSKAKVPWFLFGFLLAALIRSLFPGMEDLWHLLAISGKKLMVTTLFFVGAGLTREDLKKIGGGSLLKAITLWILVSLISLTVIRLGLIKLPV; encoded by the coding sequence ATGATAATACTTCAATCTCCATATTTCTGGATCATAACAAGCTTAGCATTAACTCTCTTAACAAAGTCTCTTGCCATTGCTCTCTGTTTTGGAAGTGCCATTGCTCTTTTATGGGGAAATCCTGCCAAAAAAGTTACGGGGATGCTGTCAAAATATCTTCTGCAACTTGCTGTTATTCTCTTTGGGTTCGGTTTGCAGCTTAATGTTATATTGAAAGTCGGCTATTCTTCCATAGGCATTACTTTTTTCAGCATTTCCACAACACTTTTTCTAGGTTGGGTTTTAGGAAAATTATTTAAAGTGGAGCGGAGTGTTTCTATTCTCATCAGCAGTGGTACGGCTATTTGCGGTGGAAGCGCTATTGCAGCTATGGCTCCTGCTATTGGCGCGTCTCAGGGACAAACCGCTATTGCTATGGCTGTGGTCTTTTTACTCAACGGAATTGCCCTTCTCGTCTTTCCCCATTTGGGGCACCTTATAGGCCTTAATCAAGCTGACTTCGGGGTGTGGGCCGCATTGGCTATTCATGATACAAGCAGCGTAGTAGGGGCAACCGCTATTTACGGAGCAGAGGCTCTGGCTATTGGCACAACTATAAAACTCACACGTGCCCTATGGATATTACCCCTTTCTTTTTTAGGGGCGAAGCTTAACAAAAGTGATAGCAAGGCAAAGGTGCCGTGGTTCTTATTTGGCTTCCTTCTTGCAGCTCTGATCCGTTCCCTCTTCCCAGGGATGGAGGACCTATGGCATCTGTTGGCTATAAGCGGTAAAAAGCTTATGGTTACAACTCTCTTTTTTGTTGGAGCCGGTCTCACTAGAGAAGATCTAAAAAAAATAGGCGGAGGATCATTGCTGAAAGCAATAACATTATGGATTCTTGTTTCCCTTATCTCTCTTACCGTAATAAGACTGGGGCTCATTAAGCTCCCAGTCTAA
- the nhaC gene encoding Na+/H+ antiporter NhaC: MTQKSKEVKEKQLAPLGLSLGTFALCAFVIGFSIMKLGVDAHIPMVIAATICAAVAMFFLGKTWQDVENGIVNGIQLALIPIIILMLVGLLIGSWIASGTVPALIYYGLKLLSPRYFLAATLLICSIVAVSTGTSWTTAGTVGIALMGVGGALGIPSPMTAGAIISGSYFGDKMSPLSDTTNLAPAVAGGELFDHIRAMVWTTAPTYIIALIIYIVIGLRFSGDTGNLEDIAIISNTMIQTYKINIITLIPPIFIIVSAWKKWPAIPSLMIGIFLACLTAFFMQGQGISDLISIVHYGYESETGVKAVDDLLTRGGLDSMMWTISLIVCALSFGGIMESCGFLESILSHLSKYLKSVHSLVGITLISSYLSNFFLGDQFLGIIVPGRTFKPAYEAMGLAPRMLSRTLEDCGTISSPLIPWTACGAFMSNVLGVGSFTFMPYAFFNWLNPIVAFLMTFAGIGIFWRKADGTITQDKTQSVAARQEA; encoded by the coding sequence ATGACTCAAAAATCAAAAGAAGTCAAAGAAAAACAACTCGCTCCACTTGGTCTATCGTTAGGCACATTTGCCCTTTGCGCATTCGTCATTGGTTTTTCCATTATGAAACTAGGCGTTGATGCTCATATTCCCATGGTCATTGCCGCCACGATCTGTGCTGCCGTAGCTATGTTTTTCCTCGGGAAAACATGGCAAGATGTAGAAAACGGCATTGTGAATGGCATACAATTAGCGCTTATACCTATTATTATCCTTATGCTTGTTGGCCTTCTTATAGGAAGCTGGATTGCTTCGGGAACAGTTCCTGCTCTTATCTATTATGGATTAAAATTACTATCACCTAGATACTTTCTTGCTGCAACCTTGCTTATTTGTTCTATTGTTGCTGTTTCAACCGGAACATCCTGGACTACCGCAGGAACAGTAGGAATCGCCCTCATGGGGGTAGGCGGGGCGCTTGGTATCCCCAGCCCCATGACAGCCGGAGCCATTATTTCTGGGTCTTATTTTGGAGATAAAATGTCGCCTCTTTCTGATACGACGAATCTAGCCCCAGCAGTGGCTGGCGGTGAACTTTTTGACCACATTCGAGCCATGGTCTGGACCACAGCTCCTACATACATCATAGCTCTTATTATTTATATCGTTATTGGCCTTCGTTTTAGTGGAGATACAGGAAACTTAGAGGATATAGCTATCATCTCTAATACAATGATTCAGACATATAAAATCAATATTATTACGTTAATCCCGCCTATTTTTATTATAGTAAGCGCTTGGAAAAAGTGGCCCGCTATCCCCTCTCTTATGATTGGAATTTTTCTCGCTTGTCTCACAGCCTTCTTCATGCAGGGACAAGGAATATCAGACCTTATTTCCATCGTCCATTATGGATATGAATCTGAAACTGGAGTCAAGGCTGTTGATGATCTGTTAACTCGAGGCGGACTTGACAGCATGATGTGGACCATTTCTCTCATCGTTTGCGCTCTTTCATTTGGAGGCATTATGGAAAGCTGCGGATTTCTCGAAAGCATCCTCTCCCATCTCAGCAAATATCTCAAAAGCGTACACTCTCTTGTGGGAATCACTCTCATTTCCAGTTACCTCAGCAACTTCTTTCTTGGCGATCAATTCCTCGGCATTATCGTTCCGGGAAGGACTTTCAAACCCGCTTATGAAGCGATGGGACTTGCTCCTCGTATGCTTTCAAGAACTTTGGAGGATTGCGGCACTATCTCTTCCCCTCTCATCCCCTGGACAGCTTGTGGAGCCTTCATGAGCAATGTGCTCGGGGTAGGATCTTTCACTTTTATGCCCTACGCCTTCTTCAACTGGCTAAATCCTATCGTAGCTTTCCTTATGACATTTGCTGGCATAGGTATTTTCTGGAGAAAAGCAGACGGTACCATTACACAGGATAAAACTCAGTCTGTAGCAGCACGTCAAGAGGCTTAG
- a CDS encoding YeeE/YedE thiosulfate transporter family protein, which produces MKTELVLGLLTGFIFGILLQRSETVRYDRQLGALKLKDFTILKFMLSTITVGMIGTYFLFDLDIVKLSIKPTVLGALLPGGILFGIGWALLGYCPGTSLGAIGEGRLDAIWGILGMLSGAALYAEAYPFLQRTILVWGDLGKITIPQILGTSHWIIIGIFVALVLIFFRYIERKGL; this is translated from the coding sequence GTGAAAACAGAGCTTGTTTTGGGGTTGCTGACGGGTTTTATTTTTGGCATATTGCTTCAGCGATCTGAAACTGTTCGTTATGACAGACAATTAGGTGCCTTGAAGCTGAAGGATTTTACCATTTTGAAGTTTATGCTCTCTACTATTACTGTGGGTATGATTGGGACTTATTTTTTATTTGACCTTGACATAGTTAAGCTATCTATTAAGCCTACTGTTTTGGGGGCTTTGCTGCCCGGAGGAATTTTATTCGGAATAGGATGGGCTCTGCTGGGATATTGTCCTGGCACGTCTCTAGGGGCTATTGGAGAAGGGCGACTTGATGCTATTTGGGGAATTTTAGGAATGTTATCAGGTGCAGCTCTGTATGCTGAAGCGTACCCTTTTTTGCAAAGGACGATTCTCGTCTGGGGTGATTTGGGGAAAATAACAATTCCCCAGATTCTAGGTACAAGTCACTGGATTATTATCGGTATATTTGTAGCCCTTGTTTTGATTTTTTTCCGATACATAGAGAGGAAGGGGTTATAA
- a CDS encoding YeeE/YedE thiosulfate transporter family protein: MYNRRGMPMNPYLAGSLAGALSVLSTWFTGKYFGASTSFVRSAGFVEKIFSPEKVAQMPYFMKEIPQIDWQFMFVIGIFLGSLVSSLFTKTYRVQWVPITWRDRFGKSSLRRAVTAFVGGIIAMFGARLADGUPSGHGLSGTLQLAVSGYVALALFFGAGILVARLLYGEGDRL, translated from the coding sequence ATGTATAATCGTAGGGGAATGCCGATGAATCCTTATTTAGCTGGAAGTTTGGCAGGAGCGCTCTCTGTCCTATCCACATGGTTTACTGGAAAGTATTTTGGAGCATCGACTTCTTTTGTAAGATCTGCCGGTTTTGTGGAGAAGATTTTTAGCCCTGAGAAAGTAGCCCAAATGCCATATTTTATGAAAGAAATCCCCCAAATAGACTGGCAATTTATGTTTGTTATAGGTATCTTCCTTGGTTCTCTTGTAAGCTCTCTTTTTACTAAAACGTATAGAGTGCAATGGGTCCCCATTACATGGCGAGATCGTTTCGGCAAAAGCTCGTTACGCCGTGCTGTTACCGCTTTTGTAGGAGGTATTATAGCCATGTTTGGAGCGCGACTCGCAGATGGCTGACCGAGTGGTCACGGACTGAGCGGTACGCTTCAGTTAGCTGTTAGCGGATATGTTGCCCTAGCCCTTTTCTTTGGAGCAGGAATTCTTGTTGCTCGTTTATTATATGGGGAAGGTGACAGGTTGTGA